In the Cyanobacteriota bacterium genome, ATGTACGAGCAACAGTTGATAGCTGCTTACCTGCCGGATAGATGACATACCACTGGCGGGCGATGGGAAATTTCTCCACATCCAGAATCGCAACTTGGCTGAAGGTGCCCTCTAACGTAAGGCTATGCAGCGATAGCACGGCAATTCCCAAGCCACCAGCAACAGCCTGTTTGATCGCTTCATTGCTACCAATTTCTAGCTTGATCCGAATTGGAACTTTATTGACATCAAACAGTTCTTGCACAGTTTTACGAGTTCCTGACCCTGGCTCTCGCATGATGAATGGTTCATCGGCAATGCGCTGTAGACTAATCTGCCTTTGCGTCACTAAGGGATGGTTTTTAGGTGCTACGACTACCAAGGGGTTTTCAATAAAGGCAAAAGACTCTATTTCAGGGTGATCTGGTGGTTCACTCACAATGTAGAGATCGTCTAGATTCTCAGACATGCGCTCAGCTACCCCTTCATGATTTGTAACTTGTAGCGATACATCCACACCAGGGTATCGTTGACAGAAGGGGCCTAGTAGCCGCGGCACGACGTATTTGGCGGTGGTAATTACACAGAGGCGAAGCTTACCTTGCTTGAGACCTTGCATGTCAGCGATCGTCATCTCAAACTGAGACAACTGCTCAAACACATCCCGACATGTTTTGTATAACTCTCGTCCTGCATCGGTGAGATGTAAACGCTTACCCACCTGCTCAAACAATGGAATGCCCACGGCTTGAGTCAGTTGTTTCACTTGCATAGAGACAGTTGGCTGGGTTAAAAACAGCTCTTCCGCCGCCCGCGTGAAGCTACAATGGCGGGCAGCAGCTTCAAACACCTTAAGCTGGTGTAGTGTAATTTGTCTCAGAGGTCTAGCATTACTCACAGGATGCATTAAGCAAAGATTATTGCTAACATTAGGAATCTAAATCATAATAATACTGCTCAATAGAGTCCTTCAATTCAGTTTTTTACCTATAGTTACAGCCGGTTACAGCTAAAGATAGCCCGAATTCTACTCTTGGCTCGACCTGTGTCAGTTGATGCGCTGCAAAATCGCAGTAATGACGTAGGCTAAGGGGCTACTGTTCTGCAAAAAAATACGCCCTTTGAAGCTGTTCTAAAAAACGCTCTTTGAAGTCTAAAGTCTAAAGTCTAAAGTCTAGCTCTAAAACTGTTCTACAAAAAAATACGCTCTCTAGATTTTTAGAGAGCGTCTGAGATGATGGCAAAACAACCAGGCAAGCAATGAAATAAACGTGCAACGTCAGATGCTAAGTAAACCTCACTATGCGGCGCGACAACCCTCATATTCAGCCAGCATGGAATCGTCCATAGACTGGTGTACTGATTGAACAGCATGGAAACACACAACGTTTCTGTGATATTTACCGAATATGGACAATAGGGCTTTGTCAACGGCGTAAGTATCAACAGTGTCAGTGTTTCCAAAGAGCCTGCGCTGCATAACTAGGTCGTTCCCCCGATGGCTGAATGGCTTACACATTAATAATCTCAAACCGGCCTGATTTAAGATGTGATGCCATCACTGCTGACTACATGAGCTTAGTCAGTTGTTTGGGTGATGCTGGTACCGGTAGACTGTGACCAAACTTGAGCCTCGTAGTGATGCTTATCATCACCCGCTGGAGAATTTTGGCTGTGTGCGCTATGGTTATGCATGATTGTTGCTGAGCAGCTTGCCTATGACCCTACCGCCATGGATTTATCTTGCAGGCCCATTGTTTACTCAGGCAGAAATCACGTTCAACCGTTGGCTGGCAGCACAACTTCGATCGGCAGGCTATACAATTTACCTGCCCCAAGAGGAATGTAGTGGTGTGACTGATCCCCAAGAGTTATTTGCCATTTGCATGAAGGGGTTGGATAGGGCAACTCTCGCCATTGTAATTTTGGATGGTGCTGATGCCGATTCGGGGAGTTGCTTTGAGATGGGTTATGCCTATGGACGAGGATTACCCATCATTGGACTGCGTACAGACTTTCGGGGCAGTGGTGAACATATGGGTGTGAATCTCATGCTTACCCATAGCTGCACCCACTTAATTTTGACCAGCACTAACCCGCCGCCCTCGACAGATACCGTTACCTATTTAGCTGTTGGTGAGGATGTTGTATCGCCATTAGTCGATGTGCTAAAACGCCTAGTCACAGCTAGGAGTTCAGGTTAAGATATCCAGAGAGTAGGGAGGTGGCTTATGATCCTGGTTAAACTTGCGATCGCGGCTATATATATCGGTGGTGTTTGGCTGTTTTGGCGGGGTTTCCCAAAAACATTTTGGTCTGAAGGCTTCTTTAATCGCTTGATGTTTTCTGTATTCTGGCCTGTGTGGTTAATCACCAAAACTGGCCGCCGCAACCTGGGTAGGGCACTAAAGGGCTAAGTTCAGCAGATGCGATAGCTAGTAACATAGTCCGGTTTCAGGGTGTTTCCCGATCAATTTTGATTGAAATACATGCATCCCTATGGCCTAAACGCTCGCAACCACCGATAGGGATAGTACAACCAAATAGGCAACGCCTTGGGAATTCTATAGCGCTGTTGCATATAGGCCCGAGTTGGGAAGAGGGTATTCCATGCAAAGCGTAGGCGTTGTCGCCAGTTCGTAGCTCCTAGCAAGTCTGCAAGAAATAGCCGCAGACGCAGCCCTAGGTGACCAGTTTCCAAATAGCGAATCACGTGAGCCTCTGCTGGAGAGGGCTTTATCTGAGCAAGCTGGTCTAGGATGCTTGCAGGAATAGGAACATGCCACTGGTGAACCAGTGTCGTAAGCACCCGTTGCAGTGGGGTTACTAGGTCATAGGCTGCGGCCTGATGGAAAATTTCAGCCCAGTTCATATCTGGGTTCAGCGCAATAATCTCGGCAATGTCTTGAAACCAAAGCCACCCCTTGCCATCGTGGTGCAATAGCAAGTGAGCAGAGAGGTAGAGAATTTGGGCATTAGTGCCGAAGGTCAATGCTGGCGTTTGCTCGACTTGAATAGGCTGAGCTGTTGCCCATAGCCAATCTAAGGGCAAACGTTGTTGATAGTAGAGGCGATTTAGTAGACCCCAGTGGAGGTCGATCGCTACTGGGATAACTCCACTCTTACACCACGTCTCTTCACTGCGAAACTCTTCTGTGTAGCCTGTGTGCAGTTCCATGCCCGTCAGAGCGTAGCCCAAGTCCATCAGCGCACACCGTGCCTGAGGTAGCTGTGATGACTGTATGAGTAAGTCCAAGTCACTCATAGGACGCAGGGCGATGTCTTTGTAAACAACTTCTGCTAAGGCGGCACCTTTCATAACTAAGA is a window encoding:
- a CDS encoding LysR substrate-binding domain-containing protein, producing the protein MRQITLHQLKVFEAAARHCSFTRAAEELFLTQPTVSMQVKQLTQAVGIPLFEQVGKRLHLTDAGRELYKTCRDVFEQLSQFEMTIADMQGLKQGKLRLCVITTAKYVVPRLLGPFCQRYPGVDVSLQVTNHEGVAERMSENLDDLYIVSEPPDHPEIESFAFIENPLVVVAPKNHPLVTQRQISLQRIADEPFIMREPGSGTRKTVQELFDVNKVPIRIKLEIGSNEAIKQAVAGGLGIAVLSLHSLTLEGTFSQVAILDVEKFPIARQWYVIYPAGKQLSTVART
- a CDS encoding nucleoside 2-deoxyribosyltransferase, which translates into the protein MTLPPWIYLAGPLFTQAEITFNRWLAAQLRSAGYTIYLPQEECSGVTDPQELFAICMKGLDRATLAIVILDGADADSGSCFEMGYAYGRGLPIIGLRTDFRGSGEHMGVNLMLTHSCTHLILTSTNPPPSTDTVTYLAVGEDVVSPLVDVLKRLVTARSSG
- a CDS encoding nucleotidyltransferase family protein, with the protein product MVSSLGLPMVAQTLSPQQFIHWCLQGRWNLQRLHWLQVYVHKQLSREVQNPKSFWQAVYQLAQQENLLPLLYGILRHRDILPPEVEQAFSAAYYSNACRNSLLLRELTIVLQSFRQRGIPVLVMKGAALAEVVYKDIALRPMSDLDLLIQSSQLPQARCALMDLGYALTGMELHTGYTEEFRSEETWCKSGVIPVAIDLHWGLLNRLYYQQRLPLDWLWATAQPIQVEQTPALTFGTNAQILYLSAHLLLHHDGKGWLWFQDIAEIIALNPDMNWAEIFHQAAAYDLVTPLQRVLTTLVHQWHVPIPASILDQLAQIKPSPAEAHVIRYLETGHLGLRLRLFLADLLGATNWRQRLRFAWNTLFPTRAYMQQRYRIPKALPIWLYYPYRWLRAFRP